One region of Hymenobacter sediminicola genomic DNA includes:
- the mltG gene encoding endolytic transglycosylase MltG, whose protein sequence is MAKTRIDYKAKALKRRNRFAYITGISGLLLITFSYYFYQVFFTPNVETKGKPTYVVVRRGETAKAVLDSIEATGVIVDKLSLRFVAKLMKYDKLVKPGRYELKEGYTNRQLINDLRTGSNKLPLMLTFQNIRLREDLARKLATTIDARPGQFDSLLSSPGYTKSLGFDTTSVLTMFIPNTYELAWNTSADNLMQRMKKEYEKFWTPARDAKRKQLNLSRAEVSTLASIVEAEQQQHADERPRVAGVYLNRLRRGMKLQADPTVVYANKDFTIKRVLNVHLTKDSPYNTYKYKGLPPGPINLPSIASIDAVLNPESHDYLYFCAKEDFSGYHAFARNEQEHLVNARRYQAALSRAGIMK, encoded by the coding sequence ATGGCCAAGACCCGCATCGATTACAAAGCCAAAGCGCTGAAGCGCCGCAACCGTTTCGCCTACATCACTGGCATTTCTGGGCTGCTGCTTATTACGTTCTCCTACTACTTCTACCAGGTATTTTTCACGCCGAACGTGGAAACCAAAGGCAAGCCTACCTACGTGGTAGTGCGCCGCGGTGAAACGGCCAAAGCCGTGCTGGACTCCATTGAGGCCACCGGTGTCATCGTCGATAAGCTTAGTTTGCGCTTTGTAGCTAAGCTGATGAAGTATGACAAGCTGGTGAAACCCGGCCGCTACGAACTGAAAGAGGGCTACACCAACCGCCAGCTCATCAACGACCTGCGCACCGGTAGCAATAAGCTGCCTCTGATGCTCACGTTCCAGAACATACGGCTACGCGAAGACCTGGCCCGCAAACTTGCCACCACCATCGACGCCCGCCCCGGCCAGTTCGACTCACTGCTCAGTAGCCCTGGCTATACCAAAAGCCTGGGCTTCGACACGACGAGCGTGCTGACCATGTTCATCCCGAACACCTACGAGCTGGCCTGGAACACGTCCGCCGACAACCTCATGCAGCGCATGAAGAAGGAATACGAGAAGTTCTGGACCCCGGCCCGCGACGCCAAGCGCAAGCAGCTGAACCTGAGCCGCGCCGAGGTGAGCACGCTGGCCAGCATTGTGGAAGCCGAGCAGCAGCAGCACGCCGATGAGCGGCCGCGCGTGGCGGGCGTGTACCTCAACCGCCTCCGGCGCGGCATGAAGCTCCAGGCCGACCCCACCGTGGTGTATGCCAACAAGGATTTCACCATCAAGCGGGTGCTCAACGTGCACCTCACCAAAGACTCGCCCTACAACACCTACAAGTACAAAGGCCTGCCGCCCGGCCCCATCAACCTGCCCAGCATTGCCAGCATTGATGCCGTGCTGAATCCCGAAAGCCACGACTACCTGTACTTCTGCGCCAAGGAGGATTTCAGCGGCTACCACGCCTTTGCCCGCAACGAGCAGGAGCACCTCGTAAATGCCCGCCGCTACCAAGCCGCATTGAGCCGGGCCGGCATCATGAAATGA